GGCTGTGGCGGCTGCTGGCCGACGCCCTGCCCGTGGCACGCCTGTCCCAGCGCGTCCAGCACGCGCTGGCCGCCCGCCCGCCCGCTACCGTGCCACCTGCTCCACCGTCTGGGCCAGATGCTGCGTATGCCCGGCCCTGATCCACCGCTCGGGAAGACCCGGCGACTCCTGGCCTGCCACACAGTCGGCAAGATAACGCTCGCCCTCGCTGAATCCCCGGCCGCGGAAGGCGGGATCAGTGGTGATACGGGAGGCCAGTGCCGGCATCTGCGCGGTGCCGTACACCGCCATGTTCCGCCCCTTGACCACCAGGAAATCCTGCGGATCCGAGTACAGCACCCGGCCCAGAATCGTCACCGGCCCCGTCGTCGTCTGCGCTGGCTTGCCGGGGTGCACGACCGAATAATCCCCATACACCAGCCGCCCATCCAGCCCTGAGTTCTCCCGCACCGCAGGGTCCGCTGCACGATCGGGTGACAGGTCAGGTCTCCAAGTCGCCCGGCCGGGAGTCCGTGCTGGCGGCGTCGTAGGTGTAGCGCATTGCGGCGGCCTTATGCGGTGTGCAGTTCCCGGTTCTATGGAGTCGCGCTGTTCAACGACGGTGCGACTCCGGCGTTACGCCGTGGCCGGCTCCGGGACTTCGAGCGCTTCGGCGACCTTCCGGGCCATCGCGGCGACCTCCGGCGGGAACCGGTCCAAGGAGCCGAGGTCGTCGCAGAGCTTGGCCCGCAGTCCGTGCAGGCATGCCATGGTGAACAGCACCTCCGGGGCGTCCTCGGGCTGCTGCGCGTCCTGCGCCTGGTGCTGCCCGCGGCTGTACAACATCCGCACCAGTTCGTCGGTGTCGACGGGCTCCGTCTGACCGAGCAGGCCGGCCAGGTGCGCCCGGTCTTGCTCCTGCGGGCCATCGGCTCGGCTGTGCTGCTGGCTGAGCTGGAGGTAGCCGCGCAGGGTCTCGGGGGCCATGCCGACGTGCTCGCAGTACGCGGCGATCAGCATGGCCACGCTGTCCATGGTGTCCGCCGCGTCCGTGGCCCGGTACAGCGTCATCCGCTTCCAGTCGCGCGCGACGTCCGATGCCGCGTAGCTCATGACCTCCTGACAGCGCTCAACCGCCTCGGACACCAGTTGGTTGACCGCGCGGCGCATGGGCTCGGGTGTCAACGGAAACTTTGATCTCCCCGGTGGTGTGAAGTCCCAGGACATGCTGGGCACCGAAGTCCCGAGAGAAGTTGGACGGTCCGAGGACATCTCTGACGCCTCGTGATCGTTGAAGAGGCGTGGGCGAGAAGACCGAGGATGAGGAAGCCGCTGATGACCGGCGCTGGTTGGCGGAGCATCGCTACCGCGCGGTGCTCATGGTCAAGGACGGTGACCCGGTAGCGCACGTGGCCCGCCAAGTCGGCGCCTCGCGGCAGTCGGTCTATGCCTGGGTGGCCCGTTACGACCAGGGCGGCCTTGAGGCCCTGGCGGACCGGTCTCGCCGTCCGCACTACTCGCCCACCCAGATCGCCGGCGACATGGAGGCGACGGTGTGCGAGCTGCGCTTGGCCCACCCGCGCTGGGGCGCCCGACGTATCGTCCACGAGCTCAAGCGCCGCGGTCTCGCCCCGGTTCCCGGCCGCAGTACGGTGCACCGGATCCTCGTCCGCAACGGCCTGGTTCGTCACCAAGAACAGAACCACCGT
The nucleotide sequence above comes from Streptomyces sp. N50. Encoded proteins:
- a CDS encoding beta family protein, with product MRENSGLDGRLVYGDYSVVHPGKPAQTTTGPVTILGRVLYSDPQDFLVVKGRNMAVYGTAQMPALASRITTDPAFRGRGFSEGERYLADCVAGQESPGLPERWIRAGHTQHLAQTVEQVAR